A genomic region of Dunckerocampus dactyliophorus isolate RoL2022-P2 chromosome 8, RoL_Ddac_1.1, whole genome shotgun sequence contains the following coding sequences:
- the tmem74b gene encoding transmembrane protein 74B, with translation MDRSLNTVELQELRSTGGGFQNASYQPDHEALHQQGATSCPPSTSGSCKELAPRSCDEEAGHVEDQEPTEFCRHDNRSGDSGFLVALVLLLSGIVLVVIAYTVPREAKVDPDSVSARQMEQLEMYYAQLGSHLDKCIIAGLGLLTLGGMFLSVLLMASVCRGHVYHRHAAFVRPKRTYGSINLRMKQLATGEDAEATATGEEFPHDIPSGPPERGDVGE, from the exons ATGGACCGGTCCCTCAACACCGTAGAGCTCCAAGAGCTGCGCAGCACCGGCGGGGGCTTCCAGAATGCTTCGTACCAGCCGGACCATGAGGCGCTTCACCAGCAGGGGGCGACCAGCTGCCCTCCCTCCACCTCAGGAAGCTGCAAG GAGCTCGCTCCTCGCTCGTGCGACGAGGAGGCCGGCCACGTCGAAGATCAGGAGCCGACCGAGTTCTGTCGCCATGACAACCGTTCCGGTGACTCGGGCTTCCTGGTGGccctggtgctgctgctgagcGGCATCGTTCTGGTGGTGATCGCCTACACTGTCCCGCGGGAGGCCAAAGTGGACCCGGACTCGGTGTCGGCCCGCCAGATGGAGCAGCTGGAGATGTACTACGCCCAGCTGGGCTCCCACCTGGACAAGTGCATCATCGCTGGCCTGGGCCTGCTCACGCTGGGCGGGATGTTCCTCTCCGTGCTCCTCATGGCGTCCGTCTGTCGGGGACATGTGTACCACCGCCATGCCGCCTTTGTGCGACCCAAGAGGACGTACGGCTCCATCAACCTGAGGATGAAGCAGCTGGCCACGGGGGAGGACGCGGAGGCGACGGCCACGGGGGAGGAGTTTCCTCATGACATCCCGTCTGGGCCCCCAGAACGGGGAGATGTCGGCGAGTGA